Proteins encoded together in one Miscanthus floridulus cultivar M001 chromosome 16, ASM1932011v1, whole genome shotgun sequence window:
- the LOC136511683 gene encoding LOW QUALITY PROTEIN: uncharacterized protein (The sequence of the model RefSeq protein was modified relative to this genomic sequence to represent the inferred CDS: substituted 2 bases at 2 genomic stop codons), whose translation MEVEGSAGTGGHATWTSTWSAYMLEYLANLVVNGTKTSSIFKMVRYNGCAKALQEKFGIVHSGEQVKNHLKTWQKKFHKICDLRGLSAAGWDEDTFTITLDDEHYNNHIKDHKSDADFLNKPIQHFEEMHTIFGSTMATGKFAKDSGVPLGTQEDSTDDXDNEVXRMEVQSDRNANEDNNAATSSATKATNPKKRDKGKKRAMTDQDPLVAAIKWESTKLAKAIKEAEKPDNDVPDDLYDNLMAMSGSFNSTHLSFYHSYLVQHLHIARAFNSLPFEHKFNWVAKHIADNYPGQ comes from the exons ATGGAAGTAGAGGGTAGTGCAGGGACTGGTGGACATGCTACTTGGACTTCAACTTGGTCAGCCTACATGCTCGAATACCTTGCCAATTTAGTGGTTAATGGCACCAAGACTTCATCCATCTTCAAGATGGTTCGCTACAATGGGTGTGCAAAGGCTCTTCAAGAGAAATTTGGCATTGTGCACAGTGGTGAGCAGGTTAAGAATCATCTTAAGACATGGCAAAAGAAGTTTCATAAAATATGTGACCTTCGTGGTTTGAGTGCTGCTGGTTGGGATGAAGATACCTTCACTATAACTCTTGATGATGAGCACTACAACAATCATATTAAG GATCACAAGTCTGATGCTGATTTTCTAAACAAGCCTATTCAACACTTTGAGGAGATGCACACAATATTTGGAAGTACCATGGCTACAGGCAAGTTTGCAAAGGACTCGGGTGTGCCTCTAGGTACACAGGAAGACAGTACAGATGACTGAGACAATGAGGTGTAGAGGATGGAGGTACAGAGTGATAGGAATGCAAATGAAGACAACAATGCGGCAACTTCATCGGCTACCAAGGCCACCAATCCTAAGAAGAGGGACAAGGGCAAGAAGAGGGCCATGACTGACCAAGATCCATTGGTTGCTGCAATTAAATGGGAAAGTACCAAGTTAGCCAAGGCGATAAAGGAAGCGGAGAAACCTGACAATGATGTGCCGGATGATTTGTATGACAACTTGATGGCTATGAGTGGTAGTTTCAATTCGACTCACTTATCCTTCTACCATTCCTACTTGGTCCAACATCTTCACATAGCTAGAGCTTTCAACTCCTTGCCTTTTGAACATAAATTCAATTGGGTTGCAAAGCACATTGCTGACAACTACCCTGGGCAGTAA
- the LOC136511419 gene encoding protein ALP1-like: MQHAFRGRYKHCTQNVLAAVDFDQKFTYVLAGWEGTAHDALVLRDALTREGGLRVPQGKYHLVDAGYGAKPEFLPPFWGVRYHLNEWGRNPVQNETELFNRRHCSLRIIVEQAFGALKRRFKVLDDASPFFPYETQVDIVVACCIIYNWVIEDGSDEFNIPSDNDEDTQHTTYAGTASENAIMLAFREGLATQMWADRQSHGN, translated from the exons ATGCAGCATGCTTTTCGTGGTAGATACAAGCATTGTACTCAAAATGTACTGGCAGCCGTAGATTTTGACCAAAAGTTCACCTATGTGTTGGCCGGATGGGAGGGGACAGCACATGACGCACTAGTTTTACGTGATGCTTTAACACGTGAGGGTGGCCTTCGTGTGCCACAAG GTAAATATCACCTAGTTGATGCTGGATATGGAGCAAAACCAGAATTTTTACCCCCTTTTTGGGGTGTACGATACCACTTGAATGAATGGGGGAGGAATCCGGTGCAAAATGAGACGGAATTGTTCAACCGTAGGCACTGCTCATTGAGAATCATAGTAGAGCAAGCATTTGGAGCACTAAAAAGGAGATTCAAAGTACTTGATGATGCCTCTCCTTTTTTTCCTTATGAAACTCAAGTTGATATTGTTGTTGCTTGCTGCATCATTTATAATTGGGTGATTGAAGATGGGAGTGATGAATTCAATATACCAAGTGACAACGATGAGGACACCCAGCACACCACATATGCTGGGACAGCAAGTGAGAATGCCATTATGCTAGCTTTTAGGGAAGGCCTGGCTACCCAAATGTGGGCAGATCGTCAAAGCCATGGAAACTAG